From Paenibacillus sp. V4I7, one genomic window encodes:
- a CDS encoding glycosyltransferase family 1 protein translates to MGDPIRILHVVVNMNRGGAETLLMNLYRNMDRSQVQFDFLTSKAGAYDAEIMEMGGTIHRIPYVSDIGHTKYIQALDQFFMTNTDYKIVHAHMDKMSGFVLRSAKKAGVPIRIAHSHNTSSEGGIAVKTYKWVAGTFISSCATHFLACSNKAAQWLFANKGNDVVILKNGIESEKFVFSPEVREQVRGELKIPTGCYVVGHVGRFAYQKNHSFLIDIFAQLNRERPDTVLILAGDGPMRPEIEKKVAVLQLQSKVRFLGVRSDITRLLQAFDMFVFPSLHEGLPVTLIEAQGAGLPCLISDEITPEVDMDIQLVERLSLDDKLVWIDRMKNAIARNSPRQIPVSSLSNKGYDIKNTAAWTEGFYLGISR, encoded by the coding sequence GTGGGCGATCCAATAAGAATTCTACACGTCGTAGTCAATATGAATCGAGGTGGGGCGGAAACTCTCCTCATGAATTTATATCGCAATATGGATCGTTCACAGGTTCAATTCGACTTTCTAACGAGTAAAGCGGGAGCTTATGATGCCGAGATTATGGAGATGGGCGGAACCATCCATCGAATCCCTTATGTATCGGATATTGGCCATACCAAATACATCCAAGCTTTGGATCAATTTTTTATGACAAATACCGATTACAAAATTGTGCATGCTCATATGGATAAAATGAGTGGATTCGTATTGCGTTCTGCAAAAAAAGCGGGAGTACCTATACGGATTGCGCACAGTCATAATACGAGCAGTGAGGGTGGAATTGCCGTCAAAACATATAAGTGGGTTGCCGGAACATTTATATCGTCCTGTGCAACACACTTTTTGGCATGTTCGAATAAAGCAGCCCAATGGTTATTCGCAAACAAGGGTAATGATGTCGTGATTTTAAAGAACGGGATCGAGAGTGAGAAATTTGTGTTCTCACCTGAGGTCAGAGAGCAAGTAAGGGGGGAGCTGAAGATTCCCACAGGGTGCTATGTCGTTGGGCATGTAGGGAGATTTGCTTATCAGAAGAATCATTCCTTTCTCATAGATATTTTCGCGCAGTTGAATCGAGAAAGGCCGGATACAGTGCTTATCTTGGCAGGAGATGGACCTATGCGTCCAGAGATTGAGAAGAAAGTGGCAGTTCTGCAGCTGCAAAGTAAGGTAAGGTTCCTTGGCGTGAGAAGCGACATTACGCGACTACTTCAAGCTTTTGATATGTTCGTATTTCCCTCTTTACATGAAGGACTACCTGTTACGCTCATAGAGGCACAGGGTGCTGGCCTGCCTTGTCTTATCTCGGATGAAATTACTCCAGAAGTGGATATGGATATTCAATTGGTAGAGCGGTTATCACTCGATGATAAATTGGTTTGGATAGACCGAATGAAGAATGCTATTGCAAGAAATTCGCCAAGGCAGATACCTGTTTCATCTTTATCGAACAAAGGATACGATATTAAGAACACAGCGGCGTGGACAGAAGGATTTTATTTAGGTATATCGAGGTGA
- a CDS encoding glycosyltransferase family 2 protein, whose translation MKKLTVFTPTYNRAYCLHVCYESLKRQSSSDFIWLIIDDGSTDNTGELVAGWMAENEITIHYHRQDNLGMHGAHNTAYRLIETELNVCIDSDDYMPDGAVEQINNFWDLHGNEHVSGIIGLDAFTDGRIIGTRLPDDLKSSTLFELYSKHRVTGDKKLVYRTELTRQYPYPIFENEKYVGLAYKYYMLDQQYEMLLMNEVLCCVEYLPDGSSMNMLKQYRKNPKGFAFYRKELMKLPFASLIFKFRQSIHYVSSSMTSGNRRFMRETPAKILTFLAIPLGIMLYWYVIRKTRIS comes from the coding sequence ATGAAGAAGCTTACTGTATTTACACCGACTTATAATCGAGCATATTGTCTTCACGTTTGTTACGAGAGTCTGAAACGGCAATCTTCCAGTGATTTCATTTGGTTAATTATAGATGATGGCTCTACGGACAACACGGGGGAATTGGTAGCGGGCTGGATGGCAGAGAATGAGATCACTATACATTATCATCGGCAGGACAATTTAGGGATGCACGGTGCACATAATACTGCGTACAGACTAATCGAAACGGAATTGAATGTATGTATTGACTCTGATGACTATATGCCGGATGGTGCCGTGGAACAAATAAATAACTTTTGGGATTTACACGGTAATGAACATGTGAGCGGCATCATCGGTCTTGACGCTTTTACAGATGGCCGGATTATTGGCACAAGGTTGCCTGATGATCTCAAGAGTTCGACACTTTTTGAGTTGTATAGTAAACATCGAGTGACCGGAGATAAGAAGCTGGTTTATCGAACAGAATTAACCCGACAGTACCCTTATCCTATTTTTGAGAATGAAAAGTATGTCGGTTTGGCTTATAAGTACTATATGTTGGATCAGCAGTATGAAATGCTGCTCATGAATGAAGTGCTATGCTGCGTAGAATATTTACCGGATGGCTCCTCGATGAACATGCTGAAACAGTATCGTAAGAATCCTAAAGGGTTTGCCTTTTACCGTAAGGAACTTATGAAACTGCCCTTCGCTAGCCTGATTTTTAAATTCAGACAATCGATCCATTATGTGTCCAGCAGCATGACATCCGGTAATCGCAGGTTTATGCGGGAGACCCCTGCCAAGATCCTCACTTTTCTTGCTATTCCCCTTGGAATCATGCTTTATTGGTATGTGATTAGAAAAACAAGAATTTCTTAG
- a CDS encoding EpsG family protein has translation MAILWVNLVVVYIASFFSRYLATPVTIGPGPLSFRPNRWMTAIVMATIVLISGLRNNIGDTYSYMHAYTINNFTWEAVKAEKDIGFGILQMILKAYTEDPQLLIFLTALVTNILIVCVLYKYSKLFEMSIYVYITSGLYIVSMNGVRQFLASAIVFAATKYLFAGSWQKYFLVVAFASTFHGSALILIPIYFIVRRKAWTSSTFVLLFMAVVLILGYNVLSDAIFAAIADTHYSEYKEFQEGGANIIRVAIGAVPLIFAYLGRNKLREIFPNGDYVVNMSLLNFIVMAVATQNWIFARFTIYFGLYNVILMSWVVSLFVKRQQKFIYYAILGFYLIYFYYENEVILNIIYKSDYLKF, from the coding sequence ATGGCTATACTGTGGGTTAATCTGGTTGTCGTCTATATCGCATCTTTCTTCTCAAGGTATTTGGCTACACCTGTGACTATCGGCCCTGGTCCGCTCTCGTTTAGGCCAAATAGATGGATGACTGCCATTGTAATGGCAACCATCGTATTGATATCCGGGCTTCGTAATAACATAGGCGACACCTACTCTTATATGCATGCCTATACGATAAATAATTTTACATGGGAAGCGGTAAAGGCTGAGAAGGATATTGGATTCGGTATCTTACAAATGATATTAAAAGCATACACAGAAGATCCTCAGTTGTTAATTTTTTTAACAGCGCTCGTGACAAATATTCTTATCGTCTGTGTGTTATACAAGTATTCTAAATTGTTTGAAATGAGCATTTATGTATACATAACATCGGGACTTTACATTGTCTCGATGAACGGAGTCAGACAATTCCTAGCTTCAGCCATTGTATTCGCTGCTACTAAATATTTATTTGCAGGAAGTTGGCAGAAGTATTTTCTAGTAGTTGCCTTTGCCTCAACATTTCATGGGAGTGCCCTTATTCTTATTCCCATTTATTTCATTGTGAGAAGAAAGGCGTGGACATCATCCACTTTCGTTCTCCTTTTTATGGCCGTAGTATTGATTTTGGGATATAACGTACTCTCTGATGCTATATTCGCAGCTATCGCGGATACGCACTACAGCGAGTATAAAGAATTCCAAGAAGGCGGAGCTAACATCATTAGGGTAGCTATTGGGGCAGTTCCTTTGATATTTGCTTATCTGGGAAGAAATAAACTTAGGGAGATATTTCCTAATGGTGATTATGTAGTAAACATGTCGTTATTGAATTTTATTGTCATGGCCGTCGCAACACAGAATTGGATTTTTGCCAGGTTTACGATTTACTTCGGTTTATATAATGTCATTCTCATGTCATGGGTCGTTAGTTTATTCGTAAAAAGACAACAGAAATTTATTTACTACGCGATCCTGGGTTTTTATTTGATTTATTTTTACTACGAGAACGAGGTTATCTTAAACATTATTTATAAAAGTGATTACTTGAAATTCTAA
- the galE gene encoding UDP-glucose 4-epimerase GalE, whose protein sequence is MAILVTGGAGYIGSHTCVELLNAGNEIVVVDNLANSSPESLRRVREITGKDFKFYQTDLLNREDLEIVFMQNKIEAVIHFAGLKAVCESIRLPLRYYHNNITGTLVLCELMHQYGVKRIVFSSSATVYGISEQVPISEDAPLGATNAYGRTKLMIEEIMQDMYVSDPVWSIAILRYFNPIGAHSSGRLGEDPNGIPNNLMPYITQVAAGGLKELQIYGNDYPTLDGTGVRDYIHVVDLAQGHLKALEKVVATTGVEAYNLGTGRGYSVVEMVAAFERVTGRRIPYKMTDRRPGDIGICYSDPTKAERELGWIAEKGIDEMCLDAWRWQSNNPHGFQEEDNLLVESNIS, encoded by the coding sequence ATGGCAATCCTCGTAACGGGTGGAGCCGGTTATATCGGAAGTCACACCTGCGTGGAATTATTGAATGCCGGTAATGAGATTGTAGTAGTTGATAATCTTGCCAACAGCAGCCCGGAATCGTTAAGACGGGTTAGGGAAATAACGGGTAAAGATTTCAAATTTTATCAAACTGATCTATTAAATCGGGAAGATTTAGAGATTGTCTTTATGCAAAATAAGATTGAAGCGGTGATCCATTTCGCGGGGCTCAAAGCCGTATGTGAATCGATTCGTTTACCACTTCGCTATTACCATAATAATATCACGGGGACACTTGTGCTTTGCGAGCTCATGCATCAATACGGGGTAAAAAGAATTGTATTCAGCTCATCAGCAACCGTATATGGCATATCCGAGCAAGTACCTATCTCCGAAGATGCTCCACTTGGCGCAACGAACGCCTATGGGCGAACGAAGCTAATGATTGAAGAAATCATGCAGGATATGTACGTTTCCGATCCAGTATGGAGCATCGCGATCCTGCGTTATTTCAACCCTATTGGTGCCCATAGTAGTGGAAGATTAGGCGAAGATCCGAACGGTATACCTAATAATCTGATGCCCTATATCACGCAGGTGGCGGCAGGGGGATTAAAGGAACTGCAGATTTATGGAAATGACTATCCGACCTTGGATGGTACAGGAGTTAGGGATTATATCCATGTAGTGGATTTAGCTCAAGGGCACTTGAAGGCGCTGGAGAAGGTTGTAGCAACGACAGGTGTGGAAGCTTACAACCTTGGGACGGGACGGGGATATAGCGTTGTGGAGATGGTTGCTGCTTTCGAAAGGGTAACCGGCAGGCGCATTCCGTATAAGATGACGGATCGAAGACCTGGGGACATCGGGATTTGCTATTCGGACCCGACCAAGGCTGAACGGGAGCTGGGATGGATCGCCGAGAAAGGCATTGATGAGATGTGTCTGGATGCATGGAGATGGCAATCGAATAATCCGCACGGCTTTCAAGAAGAGGATAATTTGCTAGTTGAATCTAACATTTCATAA
- a CDS encoding sugar transferase: MKRLCDLLISIPLFILFLPIIGIVAVLVRLKLGSPVIFMQQRPGLHGKPIQIYKFRTMTEARDYEGNLLPDSIRLTPFGMFLRKYSLDELLQLVNVIQGDLSLVGPRPLLMDYLALYTEEQAKRHQVRPGITGWAQVNGRNAISWEDKFKLDIWYVENQNLLLDIKILALTFIKVLKPQGIQNGNHATMPIFEGSMKNVEQ, from the coding sequence ATGAAACGACTTTGTGACTTGTTGATATCCATTCCCTTATTCATACTATTTCTTCCGATTATCGGGATTGTCGCTGTATTGGTTAGGTTAAAGTTAGGATCTCCCGTCATATTTATGCAGCAAAGGCCGGGATTACATGGGAAACCTATCCAAATTTATAAATTTCGGACCATGACGGAAGCTAGAGACTATGAAGGAAATTTATTGCCCGATTCGATAAGATTAACCCCATTTGGTATGTTTCTTAGAAAATATAGCCTAGATGAATTGCTGCAATTGGTTAATGTCATCCAGGGAGATTTAAGTTTAGTCGGGCCTAGGCCGCTGTTAATGGATTATTTGGCTTTATACACTGAAGAACAGGCTAAACGTCATCAAGTTCGACCCGGAATTACTGGATGGGCTCAAGTCAACGGCAGGAATGCAATCTCATGGGAAGATAAATTCAAATTGGATATCTGGTACGTGGAAAATCAAAACTTACTCCTTGATATTAAGATTTTAGCTTTAACTTTTATTAAAGTGTTGAAACCGCAAGGGATCCAAAATGGCAATCATGCAACAATGCCAATATTTGAAGGGAGTATGAAAAATGTTGAACAGTAA